The nucleotide window TGAATTAAATTGATTCTATTCTCCGGCATGGACCCTAGTCCTAATGGAAAAGTGTTTTAATGATTTCTTCATTACATGAGAGGTTGTATCCGTTTATCAATAACATCACTAATAGATAAGATTCCAAAATATCCAAGTCTTCCTTCCCTAAACGAGATGAGACATGCGCAACtcatatttattattctttttggtTATATAGAGTACTCTGAGGGAAGAGGAGGGGCTAGCGAGAATCAAATCTCATTTCCTTTTGGGAAAGGTGGTACATGCTCCAACTGAAACAAGctcaatttatatataaaattttgatttagttGGAGTGCATGAAGTAGCAAAATGAATGATCTATCAACACATCAAAATGCATAAGCGAGTAATATCTTGCGCTTTAATATATGATTAGACAATCATGGGTTGGCGTAGTGGTTGAAAGTTTTATTTTTCACCATTGTGATAGGAGTTCGATTCCCACCGCCTTCACGAAAATCAATTCCCCTCCCCCTTTGGCTTACCTTACCCCGCTCTCAAAAAATTGAACATGTCATTGACACAACTCAATAGAAGTCACAATAATATAGCACAGTTATTAGCAAGGTTGGTTCAATAGGACACCAATCCATTATCCATCGCAACGAGAGAAGATGAGTACGAGTTTGAGGGATGGTGGAGCAGGGATAGGAATGTGAAATTGTACTTACCATGAGGATGGGACAAGGGATGGACTTTAGCAAACATGCCAAGCCCTATCCCTCCCTAACCTTAAATAAGactttatacaaaaaaaatagtacTATTTGCTATTGGTAAACTAAATTATTCACAAACTTGATTGAGGCATCCTTTAAtttcataaaaacaaattaaatcatcattatttaatttattattgagcGAGTATTTGATGATTATGTTGGAGCGTAGGTATGGCATTAGGTACTAGTACCCACCATGGGAATGAGGTACGGAAATTCATCAAATTTAATAAGGTGGTAGTTGAGAGGTCAAACGTGTTTTGTGGGGATTTTGTGTAGATTGAGACTTGATTGGGTGGTCGAGCGAGGATGGTATTAGGTTTGTTCTTGTAAGGATGTAAGGTTGGTGCATACCCGCCATGGGAATTAGAGGTGCACATAGTCCGGTTTGGTCTGGTTTAACACTAAAATCAAACCAATCCAAAAATTAcagtttgaaaatttttcagaccagacaaAACCGTTCAAATCACCACACCTCTGGCTACAGTTTTTATATTtagatttttattaaataaaatatatgtttatgcaaatatttcgcACCAACaatcaccaaatataataatttgtaattagttcattgcatcaacatcattcaagtatatatattactataaaaataactacatttTGAAATATCAAGGTagctttctattttttttaataaaactatGGTTTTTAGTCCTAGTACGCTTTGCGGTCTGGTATggtttgaaaaatcaaaaaaaatctaGACCAGAATGAAAACCGTaattgtttttgaaaaaaaaccgGTTCAGACCATAGATCAGACCAAATGCTAAAACTATAGTTTGGTCCAATTTGGTTTACGAtttagaccaaactttgttcAGCCCTAGTGGGAATAGGCGGAAAAATGTTGGTGGGATGGGATGAAGGTTGGCAACTAATACCCTATTAGACCTAGtagatgaagaaaaaaaatcataatacaAAAAGCACCATCTAGCACAATGGCATACTACAATTATGCAAAACCACATTCACAACAATTTTGTAGGCATCCCCTCCaactaaataattttgataaagCATTATTCCTTAAATGCATCGTAAAAGCACCATGAAATCAATGCTTTCCAAAGGGGTAGAACAAAATGAATATAGAAATCATGTTGCTTATGATTctacatttgaaaataaaaaaagtagcAAATAATTTCCCTTTCTATAACAAATCATTGAAGCCTACACAAATAAGAACGACACTAATTCCACCGTTCAAGATCCACACATCACatgttccatacttttaaaaCCTCCCTAAACAAATTTTCACCACTGATCTCTAAGTCACCCCTATACGTCAAATTATGTTGTGTGAAATTAGCCCAATACCTTAATTTAAATTTCCAAAAAGACACGAGGTTAGTTCAAAGCCCATTGTTAATTACAATAAAACACTACACTAAGCCCAACTCAACCAGAAATCCTAATACCCTCAATATATAAACATCACCAAACAAGTTTTGGTtgttgataaaaaaaactaagcagcCTTTCATATTTTTGATTCAAACTTGATACTTCCCCGTTCATTTCGATGCATTTACAGCAAGTTGATCGACCATACTCAACACTTTTCTGCCTTCCTCATACCCAAAAGAAGGAAAGATCACAAGGAGAAGTCATCAAAGTATCTACAATTATGTTATGATGTTTCGTTAAATCACGCACacttatttatatgaagttgtGCATGGTTTACGATCAAGGTTCAATTGTAAACCTCTATGATTTCAGAGGTGTACAATTGCAATCCAACCTCCTCAAGCCTCGCCTAAGTAGTTGCTTGGATGGAAGCAGGAAACCAATTAATGACATTAGGTTAATGGAATATCATGTCGACCACAATCTAAACTATGTATCAACAATGTCCTAGTTTCCCCTATACAAGACATTTTTTATCTTCAATACTCCTAAAATCCTCTTCCACATCAATTTCATACCCCAAAGCCATAAAATGGTTCTCATTTAAGTGGGTTTTGGAGGATCAGATGTACGCAACATTACCcttattagtgataacaaagagattgttttcaCATTAACTAATGCTTCAAATTGATCCACCTATGCAACCTTCTGATGACATTCATGGGACTAAGTTAATGGCTTTATGCTTCAACGtggaaaaataattcaataatgAAGGAGTTCATGCTGAAAATGGGTTGCCTTCTTCGATCACGTGTTTAAAGTAATATGTTTATAAATGGAAGCACTTAGTGCTTCTAGTGGATTGGAAGCCATGAAGAAATTTATGAATCAATGGCATGGTAATTTCCTCCACTATTTCCCAAAACAAGATACTATACATGGGAGGGGAATGGAAACGTGGTCCCCGAAACAATTGCACCATTACTTTTTTATACTATTTCAAAACATATTAGTAATGCACGAAAAAATTCTAAAAGATTATGATAGaaaaaaacacaataacatatgaagaattaaaatttattgGTACTCAACTTGTTAAATAGTGCATCCTAGACTTTTCACTTCATCTAcataaatataagaaaatactccctttgtccCGAAAAAGAAATAACCTAAAGTACAAATAGGgtgaaaacaaagaaaaacgAGTAGATTAAATGTGtggatgaaaattaaagaaaaagtgtGAATTATGGCCAAAACTAGAAATAGGGCAAATTCAATAAGacgaattaaaagaaaaatatgactAATTCTTTGAAACTGAGAGAGTAGAAACAAATGTACGCAGTAGCACAACCGCCAACCACATCAAGTAGCTGTAAAACActaaaaaagcaaaagaaaataaaaagtggCCCCGATACAATTCaacgttttttacaaaaaaaaaaaaaattcaacttttTACTTCAACGTCCACCTAGCTAGtttcttctctcttctctctttccTCTCCTCAGTCTTCTCTTCTCTAGCTAGATCGCAAACTTGCTACTTGATGCAAATTTTACATGTTTTAAGGATAGATAAAGAAGATATGGAGTACATTGCTCAATGACACAAAACGCGTTCAACTCCCGATTCAAAACGAGTGTTCCCAATCGGAGATCATCTATATGTTCCGTGATCCGGGAAACAACGACTTCCTCTTAACTATGAGCTTAAATTGTattaccttttttattttattgttaatccATTAAAGTAGCTCCAACAGTCAAGGAGTGGTGTGGGGATGATGTCATTTGTAGGTTGATTCTGAAGAGAAAGAATGTAAGTTTATTTGATTGGGAATATTAAGAGGGGAAATGTGGCCAAATGGTGGCAAAGGGTGGAatgaataaaatttcaaatcaaaaattgaaaaattcgaCAAATAAAAAAGTACCAAAACGAAAAGGTGGACTGTTAACAACAAAAGCTATGTCAATTGATGCCAGCAACAGCGAGTCTCATAAGGCCAAGATGCCATTTACATGAATGACAAGATCAATACAAATACAGTTAGCTTTAATGAAGTTTATGACGAGCTAAATCTTAGATTTGAAACAAAAAATTGTCTATCATTGATTGTAAATTCATTTATTGCTAGATATAAAGTTGCAAAATGGAAATATCTTATGTAATGGCATCATAAATTCTTCACAACCCTTTAACCTATGACTAATACAAGCAAGGTAATGATGAATACTTTCCTATGATGGTTACTCAAAGTTCATAAAAGTGGTGAAAGAACATGAAACCAAGAGACATCCTCACCATGTTCCAAGGACAAGTCGATGAAATTATACTATCTATAGAAGTGAAACAACATCAAACTCAAGCagatgaagaagagcatgtCATGCGGTGATTCATCTTAATGCTCCTTTCAATTATGAGGCGCACATACGGCACAAAAATGAGCAATGAGGTGcattaacaacaaaaaataaaaacaaaacaaacacaCTACGAAGCATCTCAGGCATATTTGTGTCTGCAACCTATGTTTGCACATTAAATCTTTGATCTCAAAGATTCCAACAATGTCTAAGATTCCTATTGCCTTTGTGCACCTTGGGCCTTTTGTATACACTGTTGTGACCTAGATTCATCTTAGTTGAGGTATGAGTTGAAGTTGTATTTTTGGCAAgtagttaaaaaaatatcaaatctCTACTTATATCACcacattttcaaaatttaaggCGCTAGTTTTAAATATCCCAAAGAATTTGATAGTTGTTAAGACCACTACGTTACGaaaataatcaatcaaaaaataaaatcaacattaAGAATTAAGTACCTCAACTTCAAGCACGTTTGATGACGAATGTGAATATAGAAATGGTTGGCAAAGACGCCTAAATCTTGCTTCTCCTTCGCACTGAACAAATACTTCCAAAGCAAACGAAGGGGGTGAAGTAACCCTGGAAAAATTTAACAGTAAAGACAAGAATGTTTACTATAAGTAAAAGTTGTGAAAGTGTCACAAGAGGAATCAAACGACTTTGCATCACTAATACTAGAAaactgaaaaaagaaaaaaaaagatgtgTGAGATATATGATCCATAAGCAAGCCGCTTAATAGGCCTATCCATCACAAACACAACATGAATAATTCTAATCCAATCCAaccaatataaatcaacaaataTATCAAACATTGTTCTCCATTATCATTCACCTCTTACAATATATGCATCTCAAACTGTCATATCTATCCAATCAGCTAAACTTTTTTATCCCTATTGATAAGTCGGAATACCAATCCAAAAAAACCATCAAGTATAATCCACCACTCAGTCTTAAGTATCAACATAAGGAAACTTCAGTTTATACACTTGAACGGAAATGATTTTGCAACTACACTTACCCTCCGCCAGCTCCTGCCCTCCCTCAAGCTCAAcgaaataataatattgattttgAAAGATATCCTATAACTATTTGAACAAAGAACAGCAGATCTCTGCACTTATTTTCAAGTTATACAAAAAAAGGTTGCAGGCTTGCAGCCTAGTAAGCAGAGTGCAACAAATTAGCAGTGAACACATAACGGGACTATCTAAATTTTTAAAGAAAGGGGAAAGCGAGCAATGTATTATCAATCATGTGACATACCCGAGTAAAGCGACTGTTGATAAAGCTGATGATGCATTTTGCTCCAAGAACTCACAGGCAGTAATCACTATTGGTTCAGCAAATATAACCTACAAGGACGAATTTAAACACCCAAATAATCAAATCACAAAACAAAGAATTTGCTTTTCAACAATGCTTCTCTTAATCAAAATCCTCCAGCAGAAattaagcttaaaaacacaacttcaaACGAAACCCATAATCCCTAATTACGTGACTAGAAATTCGAAATTAAAACAGCATTCTGAATCAAAGTTAAATAAGTGCAGAATGAATAAAAAGGAAGAACGACGGATTACTTCATCAACGTATTCGTCCAATTGGGGGTGAACGAAGGTTTGGGCGAAGAGAACGCAGGGTTCGGGTCGACCCATTAAGAGAGATTCGGATCTCGATGGACTCACAAGAGATGAAGAGGGGGTAGGGCACGGGTGGATGAGTCCGGAATGAGTAGGGTTTTAGGAGTATGAGTCAGATGACGAAATAACTAACATACACCGTCGTATTCTCGCTCTCTCAGTTAGCCGTCCGACTAGTAGTAGTCTAATTCAGGGATATAATAACGGTTGGAATTGCAAATTTTGTTCTTAAGCATTAGAGTCTGTATTAAGTCGACTTAGTCcctccatttctttttatttgtctatCTTAGTGTAAACTGAACTCCAAATAGTCTCCTATTCGTTTTTTTAAGGATCCTATTTACttcctctattttttttatttgtctattttacttttttttttacgtGTTTCAATGCGAATTTTGAGTCTGTATATCTGATAGTgcgtataataaaaaattgtaaaaattatatattaaaattcattGCATCAACATGAATCTAACAAAacctcacatgaatatattttatcttgaatatatactttaaaaataaaatttaaatttctctctcataagtggaaaaacaaaaaagaacggaggggatattttatattattgatcGATCACTcttgattaatattttatatttttttgttaaacataatttaaaataggaaaaattacctaaaataatcatgattttcctacaataattccaattattgattaaccatgaataatcccaactttaaaggGTATTTTTCTAAAGTAAATCCGGTAATCGGATGACTTcctataacaagttttattttttaaaaaaataaatgataaattaaaataaatgttgaaaaaatgtttaaaaaatgtttaaatttattattcaaaattttttatgtaaattttttatttttttaaaaaaactttaaattaattttctgtttgctattttggtgaattacctactatagcaagtcatcgaattacccaagtttactctaagcaaataccccctaaagttgagattatttatggttaatcaatagatgggattattgtaaaaaaatcatgaatacgttagattattctaggtaatttttcctttaaaatatttatgatggAAGATGTGCATTGACAAACGTACAAAAATCAAATGATACAATAATAGTGCATAATGGAAGTATAAAATATTGTTTTATCTAATCCTAtgaattttgaattaatttaggATCAGTGTCTCTTTTTAGTGGCAGTTTCTTTGagataaatagataaaaaaatcaattgtcattgctttgttcgttgttataaACAAcgaattatttttgttgttttttccttttaaaaattatgatattgtcTTTCTTTTGTCCGCTGTTAGTAATAGTAAACTatatcatattaattttttttacttttaacatttttttctcttgtaaaattaatcaattaaatattgtaaaattttgATGTATAACATAACTGACATTTTGAAAATTGACAAGTCTTGTATGaccttgttgttcttgttgtgatcttgttgatgactgttgAGATTTAATTACCCCAATAGGATCGGATATGGTTCATTTTCCTCGTCTTCTtcttattcttcatcatcaatttCAATTGCATCCAATTCATTTTCAAGATCATCTAATATTGATGGCACCTTTTAGCGTAATTTGGCTCATCGGTATCTTCTAATAATTAGAGAGATAAGTGGAGAGAGTAGGAAACGGTGTCTCCATATTTATAAAAGAACCTCTAAGAGCAAGTGATGACATCCAACAACTACTTTAGGCGGTTCAAAAACTATCGGTTCTAGTTCAACAATTCGGGTCGATTCAGTTGGTTCATCCGATCCAACGGTTCTTTATTCGAAACCAATTTCAGGCGGTAATGATTCCTAGTCGATTCAGTATTGTTTCAGTTATGGGGAGTTCGTCCCAAAACCATCACTAGTTATTGGTATAGGAAAGTGAAAGAGTAAAAGTATAAGAATAAAATTACAAAGGTAACATTTCTTTTTATTCGTGGGTAGTTTAGAATATCCTATAAGCAAAGAGAAAAGGAAATTCTTACTATAGATAGTGAGAAATAAATCTCTATTATAAACGTGAAAGAAAATTCCTGAACTACTTGACTAACTTTTATATCTCAAATTAAGGTAATATCTTAACAAAAATTAACTTCTAAAAATGTCCTTTCATTCATCATATCATTATCATAAAGGAGCATACTAATTCTACAATAGTAAGCGATGAATAATATTAGTGCCAAATAAACTAGTTGTTTATAGTTTATGTGCATACAGAACTATTTTCAAACCAAATTAGTATAAtgatttaattgaaaattagaaTTAGTATAAGGAAAAATGTGTCATTTAAAGTAAAATTCAGTTTTACAAATAGAACTATAATACAAAGTACACAACGTACTCTATCTGTCCGTCTAAAAAACACAATTTAACTCAAAAAGCTTTCAACGTAAGTCAAATAGTGTTCTCGGGGAGACAACAGAAGAAGTATAATAGCATTAAAAACATATGACAGAAGTATATTCACTAGCAATCTACAATATTCGATCAGATTGTGAAGGTAATCTCCTAAAGAAATTAATAGCAGGAGAAGGAGCACGATCCCTAAACATTGGATGACGTAGGTAATAGAACCCTAAAGCCACAGAAACCATCTTTGAAGGAACCAAGTACAATATAATTGCCACTACAAAACACAACCCAACAAATATCCCAGTACCTCTTGGATCTTGCCAAGTAACCAATGCTTGCACCCTTTCACCTTGTGTAGCTAAATCACCCAATACCGTTTGCACACGTGTCCCTAACGTACGAAGCTTATCGTATCTTACCCGAACAATCTCAGGCGGCCTATTACTTGGCAGCGTATCGAATTCTTCATCGAGTTCATCACAGTCAATACTTTCAGCCAGTGAAATTTTTGGGTCGAAATGAGGAAGTGGGTCCCTAGATCGGAACCTATAATTCCAAGCACCAATGACAAATACATAGAATGCTAATGTGGGTATAATAAGGTCAGGAAACCAAACTAACATAACTAATAATGCATGTACTAGTATTGTAGATGTAGGGTTTTTCCATGTTCTTGTATCTTCAACCCATTTTGCTACATCTATAACCCCGGCAACTAAGTTGATTATTCGGTACCAATTTGCGCGAACTTTTCGCATACTAAAAGTATGGGAATCCGCATCCAACATATAACAAACAACTTCTTGTCGAAGTGGTGGTTCTGATCGCGATAAATGAGCGGCTAAGATCTTTACGGACGCGCCCCTTAACATTTCTTGTTGCCCTAAGGCTAGTGGCTTAATGTGGTGCATAAGGGGTAGCAAAGGTTGTGAGTAAACATGTAACACATCTAATGTAGGTGTGCTTCTAACAAATCTTACTGCCAATTCTATATCACCCATTTTTTTTAGTCCCATAGGAGTAAGTGACAATAATGGGTATGTACTTCTATATACTCGTCCTGTTTTGAGAGTCGAGACTCGTATTCTTACCTTCCCGACTCTCAAATCAGGACGGGTTTCAGTCTCGGAATTTCCCCAACTATCGAACACTCCGATGGTTAGGACTGTACAAAGATCGTAAACCTTCCATGTGTATTGCTCATTCCATTTCGGGTCTGAATTGTCCGACACTGTTCGTGTGCGCACCCATTTAGGCCCGTACTTTGCTATACTATAAGCATTTATAGACCCTTTACCGTTCATTTTGAGAAGATTTCGGCACCCAATGATTCCGAGCTCTACCATTCCTACGGCAGGCTTCCACAATTGCCTAGCCGTAGGGCGGTAATCACTACACACTTGAGCAGCCTCTTCCATCACATGATACCCGCCATCGAAACACAACCTTAATTGAACTCTTGGTTTATACAAATTGTTTTGATCACTATTTGGATCATCAAATGTGAACCATTTTTCCATTACATTCCGATCATCAACTCGTCTCTCGATCATGGTCAAAGACACACGAGTCGTGCCAACAACAATCGAGCCCTTTCGTGCTCTTTGCTCTAATGTGAAGATAAGCTGATCCGCAAACGGCTCAGCTGCT belongs to Amaranthus tricolor cultivar Red isolate AtriRed21 chromosome 17, ASM2621246v1, whole genome shotgun sequence and includes:
- the LOC130804482 gene encoding multiple C2 domain and transmembrane region protein 16, which codes for MATVRKLIVEVVDARNLLPKDGHGTSSPYVIVDFYGQRKRTKTVIRDLNPVWNETLHFNMGGPSNIFGDTLELDVFHDKNYGPTRRHNHLGRVRVSCTSTQLVKKGEEALIYYPLEKKYLLSWIQGDIGLKIYYSDEVSPPEIPPPVESPPTQEKKEEQVHEPIPSVDSADPPPENAPEVEGDGVDNQVGEGPPLPSEDEKKDPVEELPPEVGPQPEMEMKASEVSGTIPEVKVADIGIKTPPPMPPMPPTPAISRSVSTASFESIPIERSTFDLVEKMHYIFIRVVKARSLPTNGCPVVKIVVSGNRAVSKPARKTNLFEWDQTFAFGRDSPDSFSILEVSVWDSLNPEAADPSEGLSMREFLGGICFDTTEIPLRDPPDSPLAPQWYRLEGGGAHLGDLMLATWVGTQADESFPDAWKTDTAGNVNSRAKVYLSPKLWYLRATIIDAKDILSGSKDCMFQVKAQLGFQILRTKPVPSRNGTPTWNEDLMFVAAEPFADQLIFTLEQRARKGSIVVGTTRVSLTMIERRVDDRNVMEKWFTFDDPNSDQNNLYKPRVQLRLCFDGGYHVMEEAAQVCSDYRPTARQLWKPAVGMVELGIIGCRNLLKMNGKGSINAYSIAKYGPKWVRTRTVSDNSDPKWNEQYTWKVYDLCTVLTIGVFDSWGNSETETRPDLRVGKVRIRVSTLKTGRVYRSTYPLLSLTPMGLKKMGDIELAVRFVRSTPTLDVLHVYSQPLLPLMHHIKPLALGQQEMLRGASVKILAAHLSRSEPPLRQEVVCYMLDADSHTFSMRKVRANWYRIINLVAGVIDVAKWVEDTRTWKNPTSTILVHALLVMLVWFPDLIIPTLAFYVFVIGAWNYRFRSRDPLPHFDPKISLAESIDCDELDEEFDTLPSNRPPEIVRVRYDKLRTLGTRVQTVLGDLATQGERVQALVTWQDPRGTGIFVGLCFVVAIILYLVPSKMVSVALGFYYLRHPMFRDRAPSPAINFFRRLPSQSDRIL